A window of Clostridium sp. 'White wine YQ' contains these coding sequences:
- a CDS encoding PAS domain-containing sensor histidine kinase translates to MHANNSFNSLKEVPYILVKNQIVTKVSNEFTNITEYTFEELLNKNISDVLITLKVGPDININNINDKVEYFLFSKSLEVRFVNIKVIDVKDERIYIFLKRTNFDAKRKFPFINTLCSDNFYGVGIFSVPDGTLIKANSRYISIFDAPYNIKENCVGKNVYEFLTGFKGSSLEEVWRNVLETGKSNNYEEIMYDGLNRGTTYWKLYLIPIIENSEIKYCVVMSLDITEQVLSRKKIQEQAKIIKKQKEQLEEIIQGIDDAIFIYDSDKMPYLVNNSAKSYFPGYEVNDFGIAYMKYKYYDIDGKEISIKETIVSEILNNKVILNEMITMKSNEITRHLSINGRPIYNINGDIILVVIYSRDITKDVEAKRIIEQQNKRLEAIIESVGDILTLIDVDGNLIKQSKLITNRFTDLKKAKEAYEQADYFDFEGNKLRSEDICVSRVLKGEKVKNQKIKVIKDSSELYTITNGIPVFNSKGNVELGVFTTIDITELMEQEKKIKLQKELLEDIMENMHEMMIVFNKEGNVLFSDKKTRSRNINIFEKVRNFFNLTTLYSMDGKVITFEESPLVRVMRGEKVKDEIAYYNCCGKTNYTTYGAKGVYDENGDFLYGIFYRRDMTEFVENQNKLRVMQEKLLVSEMEKNESLTKALEMKDEFLSLVSHEFRTPLNVISTAIQAMNLICGEELSEKSKEYLGMIRQNTFRQLRLVNNLLDITRVNAGHIKINKKNIDIVFLSKAITESVCEYAFQKGVKVTFITSFKKKVVAIDDEKYERIILNLLSNSIKFTCKGQSIIVSIGYHKGSVCIEVKDNGIGIPEDKVETIFERFGQVDSSLSRQAEGTGIGLSLVKKFVEALGGSISVKSKVGEGSTFTVLIPDEIVSEEDKEKQLEDLLDNRLVQSTHVEFSDIYI, encoded by the coding sequence ATGCATGCTAATAATTCCTTTAATAGTTTAAAAGAAGTTCCTTATATATTAGTAAAAAACCAAATAGTAACAAAGGTAAGTAATGAATTTACCAATATAACTGAATATACCTTTGAGGAGTTATTAAATAAAAATATATCAGATGTATTAATAACTCTTAAGGTTGGACCAGACATAAATATTAATAACATAAATGATAAGGTAGAGTATTTTTTGTTCTCAAAATCACTTGAAGTAAGATTTGTTAATATTAAAGTAATAGATGTAAAAGATGAGAGGATATATATCTTTTTAAAAAGAACTAATTTTGATGCAAAACGTAAATTTCCTTTCATCAATACGTTATGCTCAGATAATTTTTATGGGGTTGGAATATTCAGCGTGCCGGATGGAACACTTATAAAAGCTAATTCAAGGTATATTAGCATCTTTGACGCGCCATATAATATTAAAGAAAATTGTGTAGGAAAAAATGTGTATGAATTTTTAACTGGATTTAAGGGAAGTTCTTTAGAAGAAGTATGGAGGAATGTACTTGAAACTGGAAAATCAAATAACTATGAAGAGATTATGTATGATGGCCTAAATAGGGGAACTACCTACTGGAAGCTATACTTAATACCAATTATTGAAAATAGTGAAATTAAATATTGTGTTGTAATGTCATTAGATATAACAGAGCAGGTTCTTTCTAGAAAAAAAATTCAGGAGCAAGCGAAAATAATTAAAAAGCAAAAAGAGCAATTAGAAGAGATTATTCAGGGAATAGATGATGCTATTTTTATTTATGATTCTGATAAAATGCCTTACTTGGTTAATAATTCAGCAAAGAGTTACTTTCCTGGTTATGAGGTTAATGATTTTGGTATTGCATATATGAAATATAAGTATTATGACATAGATGGCAAAGAAATATCCATTAAAGAAACTATAGTTTCTGAAATTTTAAATAATAAAGTAATTCTTAATGAAATGATAACGATGAAAAGTAATGAAATTACAAGACATCTTAGTATTAACGGAAGACCAATTTATAATATAAATGGAGACATAATATTAGTTGTAATTTATAGTAGAGATATCACTAAGGATGTAGAAGCAAAAAGAATAATAGAGCAGCAAAATAAAAGACTTGAGGCAATTATAGAAAGTGTAGGAGATATTTTAACACTAATTGATGTAGATGGAAACTTAATAAAACAAAGTAAGCTTATTACAAATCGATTTACGGATCTGAAGAAAGCAAAGGAAGCATATGAGCAAGCAGATTATTTTGATTTTGAAGGGAATAAGTTGAGGTCAGAAGATATATGTGTGAGTAGAGTACTTAAAGGAGAGAAGGTTAAAAATCAAAAAATTAAGGTAATAAAAGATAGTAGTGAGTTATATACAATTACAAATGGTATTCCAGTATTTAATTCAAAAGGAAATGTAGAATTGGGCGTATTTACAACCATTGATATAACTGAACTTATGGAGCAGGAAAAGAAGATTAAGTTGCAGAAGGAACTTCTTGAAGATATTATGGAAAATATGCATGAAATGATGATAGTTTTCAATAAAGAAGGAAATGTTTTGTTTTCAGATAAAAAAACAAGAAGTAGAAATATAAATATATTTGAAAAAGTAAGAAACTTTTTTAATTTAACAACACTTTATAGCATGGATGGAAAGGTAATCACTTTTGAGGAGTCGCCATTAGTTAGAGTAATGAGAGGTGAAAAAGTTAAAGATGAAATAGCGTATTATAATTGCTGCGGAAAGACTAATTATACTACCTATGGTGCAAAAGGTGTTTACGATGAAAATGGAGATTTCCTTTATGGAATTTTCTATAGACGAGACATGACTGAATTTGTTGAAAATCAAAATAAATTAAGAGTAATGCAGGAAAAATTACTTGTATCAGAGATGGAGAAAAATGAAAGCTTAACAAAAGCATTAGAGATGAAGGATGAATTTCTATCCTTGGTATCTCATGAATTTAGAACTCCACTTAATGTTATTAGTACAGCTATACAAGCTATGAATTTAATTTGTGGAGAGGAATTATCAGAGAAAAGCAAAGAATATTTAGGAATGATTAGACAAAATACATTTAGGCAGCTTAGACTTGTTAATAATCTTTTAGATATAACTAGAGTAAATGCAGGTCATATTAAAATTAATAAAAAGAATATAGATATAGTTTTTCTTTCTAAAGCAATTACAGAATCAGTATGTGAATATGCTTTTCAAAAAGGAGTTAAAGTAACATTTATCACTTCATTTAAAAAGAAGGTTGTAGCAATTGATGATGAAAAATATGAAAGAATAATTTTAAATCTGTTATCTAATTCCATAAAATTTACATGTAAGGGTCAGTCAATTATTGTTAGTATAGGATATCATAAAGGAAGTGTTTGTATAGAGGTTAAGGATAATGGCATAGGGATTCCAGAAGATAAGGTGGAAACTATATTTGAAAGGTTTGGACAAGTTGATAGCTCATTATCAAGACAAGCAGAGGGGACAGGTATAGGATTATCATTAGTTAAGAAGTTTGTAGAAGCATTAGGAGGAAGTATATCAGTAAAAAGTAAAGTAGGTGAAGGAAGCACATTTACTGTATTAATACCTGATGAAATAGTTAGTGAAGAGGATAAAGAGAAACAATTAGAAGATCTACTAGATAATAGGCTTGTTCAATCAACCCATGTTGAATTTTCTGATATTTATATATAA
- a CDS encoding aldo/keto reductase has protein sequence MKKLGFGGMRLPRLVENDPKAIDQAQVNEMADHFIKQGFTYFDTAYPYHQGLSEGAFKKAVVDRYPREAFLLADKMPTFSVFKTEDYERFFNEQLERCGVEYFDYYLLHNLGEKNYASSVRLGGFEFMKKLKEEGKAKHIGFSFHDKAALLDEILTKHPEMEFVQLQLNYIDWESESIQSRKCYEVARKHNKPVIVMEPIKGGGLANPPEKAQELFKEYNKEMSFASWAIRYVASLEGVMMVLSGMNSIDQLKDNTAYMSDFKPLNKEEKEIILKVVDIINESIAIPCTNCQYCVDDCPKKINIPAYFSVYNSYHLYGDRNFPAMHYDRQSHGRGKASECIECKACERHCPQHILITEKLKLVAGAFEK, from the coding sequence ATGAAGAAATTAGGTTTTGGAGGTATGAGATTACCTCGTTTAGTTGAAAATGATCCTAAGGCTATTGATCAAGCTCAAGTGAATGAAATGGCAGATCATTTCATTAAGCAAGGATTCACTTATTTTGACACAGCTTATCCATATCATCAAGGATTAAGTGAAGGAGCATTTAAAAAGGCAGTAGTAGATAGATATCCTAGAGAAGCTTTCTTACTTGCAGATAAAATGCCTACTTTTAGTGTATTTAAAACTGAAGACTATGAAAGATTCTTTAATGAGCAATTAGAAAGATGTGGAGTTGAATATTTTGATTATTATTTGCTTCATAATCTAGGAGAAAAGAATTATGCAAGTTCAGTGAGGCTTGGTGGCTTTGAGTTTATGAAAAAGCTAAAGGAAGAAGGAAAAGCTAAACATATAGGGTTCTCTTTTCACGATAAAGCAGCGTTACTAGATGAAATACTTACAAAGCATCCGGAAATGGAGTTTGTACAATTACAATTAAACTATATTGATTGGGAAAGTGAAAGTATTCAATCAAGAAAGTGTTATGAAGTTGCTAGAAAGCATAACAAGCCAGTTATAGTTATGGAGCCAATAAAAGGAGGAGGACTTGCAAATCCCCCAGAAAAAGCTCAAGAATTATTTAAAGAATATAATAAGGAAATGTCTTTTGCATCTTGGGCAATAAGATACGTTGCTTCTTTAGAAGGAGTAATGATGGTATTAAGTGGAATGAATAGTATTGATCAATTAAAAGACAATACTGCATATATGTCAGACTTTAAACCACTTAATAAAGAGGAAAAAGAAATAATCTTAAAAGTTGTAGATATAATAAATGAATCAATTGCAATTCCATGTACTAATTGTCAGTACTGTGTAGATGATTGTCCAAAGAAAATAAATATACCTGCATATTTTTCAGTATATAATTCCTATCACTTATATGGAGATAGAAATTTCCCAGCAATGCATTATGATCGTCAATCTCATGGAAGAGGAAAGGCTTCAGAATGTATTGAATGTAAGGCGTGTGAAAGACATTGTCCACAACATATATTAATAACAGAAAAACTAAAATTAGTTGCTGGAGCATTTGAAAAGTAA
- a CDS encoding MBL fold metallo-hydrolase, whose product MNKLVLHGEEDVNCYFIEYNNKCYIVDPGYEKERIIKYVEDNNLEVLGILLTHGHADHISAMDCFNVPVYVHQDEYQNLLNNYNNVFKIYGRKMSYSLEKINLIQIDESKIFKIDDKEIHVIHTPGHTVGGVCYKFGEDLYTGDTLFKGRVGKWIFPTGDLVSMKKSIIELIETQDENVRVHPGHFDSSTIGEEKNSNPFYLEWK is encoded by the coding sequence ATGAATAAATTAGTGCTTCATGGAGAAGAGGATGTTAATTGTTATTTCATAGAATATAACAATAAGTGTTATATAGTCGATCCAGGCTATGAAAAAGAAAGAATAATTAAATACGTAGAAGATAATAACTTAGAGGTACTTGGAATATTATTAACTCATGGCCATGCTGATCATATTAGTGCTATGGATTGTTTCAATGTTCCTGTATATGTTCATCAGGATGAATATCAGAATTTATTAAATAACTACAATAATGTGTTTAAAATCTATGGAAGAAAAATGAGTTATTCTTTAGAGAAAATTAATCTTATTCAAATTGATGAATCTAAGATTTTTAAAATTGATGATAAGGAAATTCATGTAATTCATACACCAGGACACACAGTTGGAGGTGTATGCTATAAATTTGGGGAAGATTTATATACTGGAGATACTCTATTTAAAGGTAGAGTAGGTAAGTGGATATTCCCAACAGGTGATCTTGTTTCAATGAAAAAATCCATAATTGAATTAATAGAAACTCAAGATGAAAATGTTAGGGTACATCCGGGACATTTTGATAGCAGTACCATTGGAGAAGAAAAAAATTCTAATCCATTTTATTTAGAATGGAAATAG
- the gloA gene encoding lactoylglutathione lyase codes for MAVKMLHTCIRVKDLEKSLKFYRDALGLIETVRKDFPENKFTLVYLSNEEGGYEIELTYNYDQEKPYEVGNGFSHTAIGVDDLEGEREKHKALGYAVTDLKGLPGNRPNYYFVTDPDGYKVEVIRNK; via the coding sequence ATGGCAGTTAAAATGCTTCATACATGCATAAGAGTAAAGGATTTAGAAAAATCACTAAAATTTTATAGAGATGCACTAGGACTTATTGAAACAGTAAGAAAAGACTTTCCTGAAAATAAATTTACTTTAGTATATCTTTCAAATGAAGAAGGAGGATATGAAATAGAGTTAACTTATAACTATGATCAAGAAAAACCTTATGAAGTTGGAAATGGGTTTAGTCATACAGCAATTGGAGTAGATGACTTAGAAGGCGAAAGAGAAAAACATAAAGCATTAGGTTACGCAGTTACAGATTTAAAAGGACTACCAGGAAACCGTCCAAACTACTATTTTGTAACTGATCCAGATGGATATAAGGTAGAAGTTATAAGAAATAAATAA
- a CDS encoding SDR family NAD(P)-dependent oxidoreductase, producing the protein MNKNSKIALVTGGSRGIGRDSAISLSKKGVDVIITYNTQKEKADEVVKEIEANGGKAAAIQLDVSDVSYFDYFITNLSKVLKEKWNQEQFDFLINNAGISNHTPFLKVTEEEFDKIFNTHFKGVFFLTQKLIPLIADKGVILNTSTMLTHVSSPGSGLYASAKGAVEVFTRYLAKEFGARGIRANTVAPGAVNTEFSGDTYAKNPGLKERIASQTALGRMGEASDIGGVVASLCTDEMGWVTGQRIEASGTVL; encoded by the coding sequence ATGAACAAAAACAGTAAAATTGCATTAGTTACAGGTGGAAGCCGCGGAATTGGCAGAGATTCTGCAATATCCTTATCAAAAAAAGGAGTAGATGTAATTATTACCTATAATACACAAAAAGAAAAAGCAGATGAGGTTGTGAAAGAAATTGAAGCAAATGGTGGTAAGGCTGCAGCTATTCAGCTTGATGTTAGCGATGTATCTTACTTTGATTATTTTATAACCAATTTATCAAAGGTTTTAAAAGAAAAATGGAATCAAGAGCAATTTGATTTCTTAATTAATAATGCAGGAATTTCAAACCATACTCCTTTTTTAAAAGTCACAGAAGAAGAGTTTGATAAAATATTTAACACTCACTTTAAAGGAGTTTTCTTTTTGACACAGAAACTAATTCCTCTTATTGCAGACAAAGGCGTAATTTTAAACACTTCAACAATGCTAACTCATGTTTCATCTCCAGGTTCTGGACTTTATGCTTCAGCAAAAGGTGCAGTAGAAGTTTTCACTAGATATCTAGCTAAAGAATTTGGAGCAAGAGGTATAAGAGCTAATACCGTAGCACCAGGAGCTGTTAACACTGAATTTAGTGGAGATACTTATGCTAAAAATCCAGGTTTGAAAGAAAGGATTGCTTCTCAGACTGCACTCGGCAGAATGGGGGAAGCCTCTGATATTGGAGGTGTTGTTGCAAGTCTATGCACAGATGAAATGGGATGGGTTACCGGTCAACGTATAGAGGCATCAGGTACAGTACTATAA
- a CDS encoding MerR family transcriptional regulator codes for MTYSIKDVSEILGLSIYTIRFYDKEGLLPFVSKNKSGHREFTESDLGLFKVICCLKNSGMQIKEIKKYIELCMESANNIESRKNLLVEHRKEIVNQIDSLTEMLKVIDFKIDMYEAPNAVEIVNEQRKQACTEKRENNLPETMVLDL; via the coding sequence ATGACTTATTCTATAAAAGATGTTTCAGAAATACTGGGACTTTCTATATATACAATTCGTTTTTATGACAAGGAAGGACTTCTGCCATTTGTCTCAAAAAACAAATCTGGCCATAGAGAGTTTACTGAGTCCGACTTAGGTTTATTTAAGGTAATTTGTTGTTTAAAGAATTCAGGAATGCAAATTAAAGAAATTAAAAAATATATTGAATTATGTATGGAAAGTGCCAATAATATAGAATCGCGAAAAAATTTACTTGTTGAACATCGAAAAGAAATTGTTAATCAAATAGATTCTCTCACTGAAATGCTTAAAGTAATTGACTTTAAAATAGACATGTATGAAGCTCCTAACGCCGTAGAAATTGTTAATGAACAAAGAAAACAAGCTTGTACGGAAAAACGTGAGAATAATTTACCTGAAACTATGGTATTAGATCTATAA